A genomic stretch from Amycolatopsis sp. 195334CR includes:
- a CDS encoding DUF1778 domain-containing protein — protein MDLTPYVNDLRRELEAALETSGTESGELVERLTGALEPAIRLTLLDALAGATGEITRDLAPGSVDLRLRGRDATFVVTLPPPERSAAVERFGGEDGAMARINLRVPEQLKAAIERAAAQAHRSVTAWLVEAASAALPPRGFRPAH, from the coding sequence ATGGACCTGACGCCGTACGTGAACGACCTCCGCCGAGAGCTCGAGGCGGCGTTGGAGACCAGTGGGACGGAATCCGGTGAGCTGGTCGAGCGGCTGACCGGAGCGCTGGAACCGGCGATCCGGCTCACCCTGCTGGACGCGCTGGCCGGGGCCACCGGCGAGATCACCCGTGACCTCGCCCCCGGTTCGGTCGACCTGCGCCTGCGGGGCCGCGACGCGACGTTCGTCGTGACGCTGCCGCCGCCGGAGCGGTCGGCCGCCGTCGAGCGCTTCGGCGGGGAGGACGGCGCGATGGCGCGCATCAACCTCCGCGTGCCGGAACAGCTCAAGGCGGCCATCGAACGGGCGGCGGCCCAAGCGCACCGATCGGTCACCGCCTGGCTGGTGGAGGCGGCTTCGGCCGCTCTGCCGCCACGGGGATTCCGTCCCGCCCACTGA
- a CDS encoding DUF4097 family beta strand repeat-containing protein: protein MSIFDTPAPINAVVELAVGEVRFVAGDRTDTVVEVRPANQADASDVKAAAETRVDYTNGELRVTGPKRSPLDLSKKTRSIAVTIELPTGSRVRGDAAMGDFHGTGVLGDSRFKTAAGHVRLEATGSLRVDTAAGHVEVGHVAGDAEVTTGTGRVSLGEVDGTGVVKNANGPTTIRQAGGELRLRAANGDISVDRADGGVDAESSLGDILVGVAETTAARLELNTKFGRVRNTIADRVPRQRETVDVRAHTSFGDITVRSA, encoded by the coding sequence ATGTCCATTTTCGACACCCCCGCCCCGATCAACGCCGTCGTCGAACTCGCCGTCGGTGAGGTGCGCTTCGTCGCCGGCGACCGGACCGACACCGTGGTCGAGGTCCGCCCGGCCAACCAGGCCGACGCCTCCGACGTCAAGGCGGCGGCGGAAACCCGCGTCGACTACACGAACGGCGAGCTTCGGGTCACCGGCCCGAAGCGCAGCCCGCTCGACCTGTCGAAGAAGACCAGGTCGATCGCGGTGACCATCGAACTGCCCACCGGCTCCCGGGTCCGCGGCGACGCGGCGATGGGCGACTTCCACGGCACCGGCGTGCTCGGCGACAGCCGGTTCAAGACCGCCGCCGGGCACGTCCGGCTGGAGGCCACCGGCTCGCTGCGGGTGGACACCGCCGCCGGGCACGTCGAGGTCGGCCACGTGGCGGGCGACGCGGAGGTCACCACCGGCACCGGGCGCGTTTCCCTCGGCGAGGTCGACGGCACCGGTGTGGTCAAGAACGCCAACGGCCCCACCACGATCCGCCAGGCCGGGGGCGAACTCAGGCTCCGCGCCGCCAACGGCGACATCTCGGTGGACCGCGCGGACGGCGGCGTGGACGCGGAGTCCTCGCTCGGCGACATCCTCGTCGGCGTCGCGGAGACCACGGCGGCGCGGCTCGAGCTGAACACCAAGTTCGGCCGCGTGCGCAACACCATCGCCGACCGGGTCCCGCGGCAGCGCGAGACCGTCGACGTCCGCGCGCACACCTCGTTCGGCGACATCACCGTCCGCAGCGCCTGA
- a CDS encoding ATP-binding cassette domain-containing protein yields the protein MTTSAITATGLRKSFGDKTVLDGIDLDVPRGTIFALLGANGAGKTTTVKILSTLINADQGTARIAGRDLAGDPDGVRAAIGVTGQFSAVDNLLTGEENLLLMAKLHLVARGERKRLAHGLLEQFDLTEAAKKPVSTYSGGMRRRLDLAMTLVGQPRVIFLDEPTTGLDPRSRRGMWQIVRELVAGGVTVFLTTQYLEEADELADRIAVLDHGRLVAEGTADELKRRIPGGHVELRFADPRGFDAAVRSVANGTPDADSLTLRVPSDGSLRSLKALIDRLDADRIEVDQLGLHTPDLDDVFLALTGTNPANEKVATR from the coding sequence ATGACCACGTCCGCCATCACGGCGACCGGACTGCGCAAGTCGTTCGGGGACAAGACCGTGCTCGACGGCATCGACCTGGACGTGCCGCGCGGCACCATCTTCGCCCTGCTCGGCGCGAACGGCGCGGGCAAGACCACCACGGTCAAGATCCTGTCCACGCTGATCAACGCCGACCAGGGCACCGCGCGGATCGCCGGCCGCGACCTGGCGGGTGACCCGGACGGGGTCCGTGCCGCGATCGGGGTCACCGGCCAGTTCTCCGCGGTGGACAACCTGCTCACCGGCGAGGAGAACCTCCTGCTGATGGCCAAACTGCACCTGGTCGCCCGTGGTGAGCGCAAGCGGCTCGCGCACGGCCTGCTGGAGCAGTTCGACCTGACCGAGGCGGCGAAGAAGCCGGTGTCCACCTACTCCGGTGGCATGCGGCGGCGCCTCGACCTGGCGATGACGCTGGTCGGGCAGCCGAGGGTGATCTTCCTCGACGAGCCGACCACCGGGCTGGACCCGCGCAGCCGCCGCGGCATGTGGCAGATCGTCCGCGAGCTGGTGGCCGGTGGCGTGACCGTCTTCCTCACCACGCAGTACCTGGAGGAGGCCGACGAGCTCGCCGACCGGATCGCCGTGCTCGACCACGGCAGGCTGGTCGCCGAGGGCACCGCGGACGAACTCAAGCGCCGCATCCCCGGCGGGCACGTGGAACTGCGGTTCGCCGACCCCCGCGGGTTCGACGCGGCGGTGCGGTCGGTGGCCAACGGCACGCCCGACGCCGACTCGCTGACCCTGCGCGTGCCCAGCGACGGCAGCCTTCGCTCGCTCAAGGCCCTGATCGACCGGCTCGACGCCGACCGCATCGAGGTCGACCAGCTGGGCCTGCACACCCCCGACCTCGACGACGTCTTCCTCGCCCTGACCGGCACCAACCCCGCGAACGAGAAGGTGGCCACCCGATGA
- a CDS encoding ABC transporter permease, with protein MTHTLPRPVSTRSRALTDSATMLGRNLQHIIRYPSMTVLLVGMPIVFLLLFVYVFGGTLGAGLGGASGGRAEYVNYVVPAIILMAVCSAVQGTAISVAMDMTEGIIARFRTMAIARVSVLTGHVLGSVIQTMLTVGVVLGVALLIGFDPAADLGGWLAAGGVVLALAFALIWLSVALGLASGSVETASNVGMPLVLLPFLGSGFVPTDSMPAAIRWFAEYQPFTPVIDSLRGLLMGTPIGNSAWIALGWCLVITLGSYVWAKKLYNREYSR; from the coding sequence ATGACCCACACCCTGCCGCGCCCGGTGAGCACCCGCTCCCGCGCGCTGACCGACTCGGCGACCATGCTGGGGCGCAACCTCCAGCACATCATCCGGTACCCGTCGATGACGGTGCTGCTGGTCGGCATGCCGATCGTGTTCCTGCTGCTGTTCGTCTACGTGTTCGGCGGCACGCTGGGTGCCGGGCTCGGTGGTGCGTCCGGCGGGCGCGCGGAGTACGTCAACTACGTGGTGCCCGCGATCATCCTGATGGCGGTCTGCAGCGCCGTGCAGGGCACCGCGATCTCGGTCGCGATGGACATGACCGAGGGCATCATCGCCCGCTTCCGCACCATGGCGATCGCCCGCGTCTCGGTGCTGACCGGGCACGTGCTGGGCAGCGTGATCCAGACCATGCTCACCGTCGGCGTGGTGCTCGGCGTGGCGCTGCTGATCGGGTTCGACCCGGCGGCGGACCTCGGCGGCTGGCTGGCCGCCGGCGGGGTGGTGCTGGCGCTGGCGTTCGCGCTCATCTGGCTGTCGGTCGCGCTGGGCCTGGCGAGCGGCAGCGTGGAGACGGCGAGCAACGTGGGCATGCCGCTGGTGCTGCTGCCGTTCCTCGGCAGCGGGTTCGTCCCGACCGACTCGATGCCTGCGGCGATCCGCTGGTTCGCCGAGTACCAGCCGTTCACCCCGGTGATCGACTCCCTGCGCGGCCTGCTGATGGGCACGCCGATCGGGAACAGCGCGTGGATCGCGCTCGGCTGGTGCCTGGTGATCACGCTGGGGAGCTACGTCTGGGCGAAGAAGTTGTACAACCGCGAGTACAGCCGCTGA